The following nucleotide sequence is from Triticum dicoccoides isolate Atlit2015 ecotype Zavitan chromosome 7B, WEW_v2.0, whole genome shotgun sequence.
TATTGGTATTTATAAATACAAGACCTCTTTTTTACCAAATGCAAGAGTATGTAACAAAGGTTGGTGAAAACAAATCAATATTTGATATCTTTGTCGGTTGATCGTGAAGTAGTGATTTTGAGCATAAGTGGAATTCCTTCTTCATATTTTGGAAATATCAAAATGGCATGTTCACGTCGAATCATTCGTGAGCGACATGTGGCCGGGTGATCATTTTTTTAGTGCGGGTGTGATATGAGCGACATGTGGCCGGGTGATCATGTTTTTAGTGCGGGTGTGGCTCATCACGAAATGCGAGTTTATGTGCCAAACAGGCACATCGAACCATAGTAACTTTGTACATGTTGAAAATATAATTCATTTTCGGGGAGTACCACTGGCACCGGAATTTTTTATAGTTCTTATATGATTGTGTACTCTATGTTTGCATGAAAAATTATATCTAAATGCACGTATATGCACTATAATTTTGTGTAAATCATAGCTagttagtaattttttttgtattaaAAAATGAATTTTTTGTATTCTAAAAAATTGAATCATAGCCCAACATGCTCAAGCAGATGCACACAGTGCGCACACATCTTCTCTCACTATGCTTCGGAAATAAAGGAAATTTTCTCTCCGACTCGCACCTTCACACGCTGACATGTGTGTTCTTGCCCGATGCCCCGATCCCCTTTCTCCTGTCCTTCTCCTCTCCGCTCACTCCAGATTTGCTGCCACCGGATGAGGCCCGGCTTGTATCGCGGTAAATCCTAAGTTCCCATGGGTTTCCCTTGATTTGTTGCCCTTAGCGGCTGAGCCTGCTCATCCTCAGCTGTGGGCACCCCCGCAACTCGAATCACTGGTGCGACCACAGGGTCACTGGCGGCTGGTTTGGCTCCTCGTATGCCTCCTCTATTTCCTGGGCCAGTAAATTGTGACAGATGTGTAGCAGGGCCCGAGAAACCGCTGCGCAAGAAGGGAGGCGAGATCGTCGATCTGTACATTGTCATTATTGTCGGCGTCCGTGCAGGTGATGTGGGCGTGGAGCTCGTCTCCCGCATCCAGCATGGAAACAGCTTGAGTATGAGGATCCTGGCAACGTTGTTGTCCCCAAGCACGCAAGCCAGACGCCTCATCGCTGTTCCCACTCGAGGCGGCCGAGTTGTGGTTATCCTGGACAACAGCAGCATTCTTCGACCTACAGGTCCCTTTTTTCCCTTTTCATGTCTCTTTCATATTATTCTTTTTGCTTAACCTTTTATTATGCGTGTACGATTGTAGCAAACTACCAGTATAATTAATTAATGTCCGACATgtaactacaacaacaacaacaacaaagcctttagtcccaagcaagttggggtaggctagaggtgaaacccataagatctcgcaaccaactcatggctctggcacatggatagcaagcttccatgcacccctgtccatagctagctcttcggtgataccccaatccttcaggtctctcttaatggactcctcccatgtcaaattcggtctaccctgccctctcttgacattctccgcacgctttagccatccgcta
It contains:
- the LOC119340735 gene encoding uncharacterized protein LOC119340735 is translated as MPRSPFSCPSPLRSLQICCHRMRPGLYRAVGTPATRITGATTGSLAAGLAPRMPPLFPGPVNCDRCVAGPEKPLRKKGGEIVDLYIVIIVGVRAGDVGVELVSRIQHGNSLSMRILATLLSPSTQARRLIAVPTRGGRVVVILDNSSILRPTDSTHAR